A genomic window from Blastococcus saxobsidens DD2 includes:
- a CDS encoding catalase, whose amino-acid sequence MTDVASQGTAPSQAGKPVLTNRQGHPVYDNQNQRTVGARGPATLENYQFLEKISHFDRERIPERVVHARGVTAYGYFEADGTVGDEPISTYTRAALFQEKGKRTDIALRFSTVAGGRDSSEVARDPRGFAVKFYTEEGNWDLVGNNLGVFFIRDAIKFPDFIHSQKPDPVTFEANVAERAFDFFSQSPEALHMVSLVFSPRGLPASYRHMQGFGVNTYKWVSAQGETVLVKYHWLPKQGVKSYTAADGAAVQAQSTGSHTKDLYDSIAAGDFPSWELHVQLMSDDEHPELDFDPLDDTKVWPEEVFPLRKVGTMTLNRMPDDFFAENEQIAFGTGVLVDGLDFSDDKMLVGRTFSYSDTQRYRVGPNYLQLPVNRPKVDVRTNQQGGPMSYGRDNVGENPHVNYEPSITGGLREATYPTHDEQGPVVTGRLTRKRIPRTNDYQQAGERYLLSEQWEKDDLVANLVGALQQCRREIQERMVWHFFMCEDELGQRVGEGVGITADDVRGLPPLQSQTLSEEEVQRAANLGKNGPRDVTGKVMTHCVPNEHVTVA is encoded by the coding sequence ATGACCGACGTCGCATCGCAGGGCACCGCGCCGAGCCAGGCCGGCAAGCCGGTCCTGACCAACCGTCAGGGCCACCCCGTCTACGACAACCAGAACCAGCGGACCGTGGGCGCCCGCGGCCCCGCCACCCTGGAGAACTACCAGTTCCTCGAGAAGATCAGCCACTTCGACCGGGAGCGCATCCCGGAGCGCGTGGTGCACGCCCGCGGCGTCACCGCCTACGGCTACTTCGAGGCCGACGGCACCGTCGGTGACGAGCCGATCAGCACGTACACCCGCGCCGCGCTGTTCCAGGAGAAGGGCAAGCGCACCGACATCGCGCTGCGGTTCTCCACGGTGGCCGGTGGCCGCGACTCCTCGGAGGTGGCCCGCGACCCGCGTGGCTTCGCGGTGAAGTTCTACACCGAGGAGGGCAACTGGGACCTCGTCGGCAACAACCTGGGTGTCTTCTTCATCCGGGACGCCATCAAGTTCCCCGACTTCATCCACTCGCAGAAGCCGGACCCGGTCACCTTCGAGGCCAACGTCGCCGAGCGCGCGTTCGACTTCTTCAGCCAGTCCCCCGAGGCTCTGCACATGGTCTCGCTGGTGTTCAGCCCGCGCGGTCTGCCGGCGAGCTACCGGCACATGCAGGGCTTCGGCGTGAACACCTACAAGTGGGTCAGCGCCCAGGGTGAGACCGTCCTGGTCAAGTACCACTGGCTGCCCAAGCAGGGCGTGAAGTCCTACACCGCCGCCGACGGTGCGGCCGTCCAGGCGCAGAGCACCGGGTCCCACACCAAGGACCTCTACGACTCGATCGCGGCCGGCGACTTCCCGTCGTGGGAGCTGCACGTCCAGCTGATGAGCGACGACGAGCACCCCGAGCTGGACTTCGACCCGCTGGACGACACCAAGGTGTGGCCGGAGGAGGTCTTCCCGCTCCGCAAGGTCGGCACCATGACGCTGAACCGGATGCCGGACGACTTCTTCGCCGAGAACGAGCAGATCGCCTTCGGTACCGGTGTGCTGGTCGACGGGCTGGACTTCTCCGACGACAAGATGCTGGTCGGCCGGACCTTCTCCTACTCCGACACCCAGCGCTACCGGGTGGGCCCGAACTACCTGCAGCTGCCGGTGAACCGCCCCAAGGTGGACGTCCGGACCAACCAGCAGGGCGGCCCGATGTCCTACGGCCGCGACAACGTGGGTGAGAACCCGCACGTGAACTACGAGCCGTCGATCACCGGCGGCCTGCGTGAGGCCACCTACCCGACGCACGACGAGCAGGGCCCGGTCGTCACCGGCCGGCTCACCCGCAAGCGGATCCCGCGGACCAACGACTACCAGCAGGCCGGTGAGCGGTACCTGCTCAGCGAGCAGTGGGAGAAGGACGACCTGGTGGCCAACCTGGTCGGGGCGCTGCAGCAGTGCCGCCGCGAGATCCAGGAGCGGATGGTCTGGCACTTCTTCATGTGCGAGGACGAGCTGGGTCAGCGCGTCGGTGAGGGCGTCGGCATCACCGCGGACGACGTCCGTGGCCTGCCGCCGCTGCAGTCGCAGACCCTGTCCGAGGAGGAGGTGCAGCGCGCCGCCAACCTCGGCAAGAACGGCCCGCGCGACGTCACCGGCAAGGTGATGACGCACTGCGTGCCGAACGAGCACGTCACCGTCGCCTGA
- a CDS encoding DUF1360 domain-containing protein — MAIADEVQRVGAPLFRWARIQKREYTQGEARPLGGSLGAMGVYSGLVVAGVVAVRASGRQLPDRIPFGDAALLTIATFRLARRLAKDPVTAPIRAPFTAFQGASGPAELEEEVREHGGVKHTVGELLTCPFCLAQWVGTAFVFGYVSAPRATRLAALTMTTVAGSDVLQFVYDSIQNGALAPAQSQEDEQS, encoded by the coding sequence ATGGCGATCGCAGACGAGGTCCAGCGGGTCGGGGCACCGCTCTTCCGGTGGGCGCGGATCCAGAAGCGCGAGTACACCCAGGGAGAGGCGCGCCCGCTGGGCGGCTCCCTCGGTGCGATGGGCGTGTACTCGGGCCTGGTGGTGGCCGGTGTGGTGGCGGTGCGCGCGTCGGGTCGCCAGCTGCCCGACCGCATCCCCTTCGGCGACGCCGCCCTGCTCACCATCGCGACCTTCCGGCTCGCCCGCCGGCTGGCCAAGGACCCGGTGACCGCCCCGATCCGGGCGCCGTTCACCGCTTTCCAGGGCGCCTCGGGCCCCGCGGAGCTCGAGGAGGAGGTGCGGGAGCACGGCGGGGTGAAGCACACCGTCGGCGAGCTGCTCACCTGCCCGTTCTGCCTGGCGCAGTGGGTGGGCACGGCGTTCGTCTTCGGTTACGTCTCCGCTCCGCGGGCGACCCGCCTCGCCGCCCTCACCATGACCACGGTCGCCGGCTCAGACGTCCTGCAGTTCGTCTACGACTCGATCCAGAACGGGGCGCTGGCTCCCGCGCAGAGCCAGGAGGACGAGCAGTCCTGA
- a CDS encoding Fur family transcriptional regulator: MEMTWPQQLRDAGLRVTRPRLSVLSVLADHPHADAETIVTGARQLHPSVSPQAVYGVLKAFVAAGLARRIEPAGAPALFELRVGDNHHHLVCRSCGAVADVDCTLGAAPCLTPSEAAGFVVDEAEVVFWGLCRDCRADASTQSAQIHEHDIRGGAGA; the protein is encoded by the coding sequence ATGGAGATGACCTGGCCGCAGCAGCTGCGGGACGCCGGGCTGCGTGTGACGCGGCCCCGCTTGTCCGTGCTCAGCGTGCTGGCCGACCACCCCCACGCGGACGCCGAGACGATAGTGACGGGGGCCCGGCAGCTGCACCCGTCGGTGTCGCCCCAGGCCGTCTACGGGGTGCTCAAGGCGTTCGTCGCCGCGGGGCTCGCCCGCCGCATCGAGCCGGCCGGTGCGCCGGCGCTGTTCGAGCTGCGGGTGGGCGACAACCACCACCACCTGGTCTGCCGCTCCTGTGGCGCGGTCGCCGACGTGGACTGCACCCTGGGTGCAGCCCCCTGTCTGACCCCGTCCGAGGCGGCCGGCTTCGTCGTCGACGAGGCCGAGGTCGTCTTCTGGGGTCTCTGCCGGGACTGCCGGGCAGATGCCTCAACCCAGTCAGCGCAGATCCACGAGCACGACATCCGAGGAGGAGCAGGAGCATGA
- a CDS encoding DNA topoisomerase IB, translated as MRLRRSDVHGPGYRRRRAGRGFAYYDTDGALLKDDRLDRIRELAIPPAWKDVWICPWPNGHIQATGVDAAGRRQYRYHDAWRARRDAEKHERVLEIAQQLPDVRDAVVAALRTRGLNRERVLAAAVRLLDLGAFRVGSEQYVEENGTYGLATLERAHVSVRGERTFYSYTAKGGIEREVEITDRPTATVVRQLLERPAGVGEELLAYQTDDGEWHDVTSAEINSYLKEISGAEITAKDFRTWNATVMMAATLAEVPPPATKTARKKVISAAYKAVSEQLGNTPAVCRASYVDPRVVDRFEHGETVAQALQAADDAEADRDTQKVLEQVVCQLLSA; from the coding sequence GTGAGACTGCGGCGTAGCGACGTGCACGGCCCCGGGTACCGACGCCGGCGGGCCGGGCGCGGTTTCGCCTACTACGACACCGACGGCGCGCTCCTCAAGGACGACCGTCTCGACCGGATCCGGGAGCTGGCCATCCCGCCGGCCTGGAAGGATGTCTGGATCTGCCCCTGGCCCAACGGCCACATCCAGGCCACGGGGGTCGACGCCGCCGGACGGCGGCAGTACCGGTACCACGACGCCTGGCGCGCCCGGCGCGACGCGGAGAAGCACGAGCGGGTCCTGGAGATCGCCCAGCAGCTGCCCGACGTCCGCGACGCGGTGGTCGCTGCCCTGCGGACGCGTGGGCTCAACCGGGAGCGGGTGCTGGCCGCGGCGGTCCGGCTGCTCGACCTCGGCGCCTTCCGGGTGGGCAGCGAGCAGTACGTGGAGGAGAACGGGACCTACGGGCTGGCGACCCTTGAACGGGCGCACGTCTCGGTCCGTGGCGAGCGGACCTTCTACTCCTACACCGCGAAGGGCGGCATCGAGCGCGAGGTCGAGATCACCGACCGGCCCACGGCCACCGTGGTCCGCCAACTGCTGGAGCGCCCGGCCGGAGTCGGGGAGGAGCTGCTCGCGTACCAGACCGACGACGGCGAGTGGCACGATGTGACCAGCGCCGAGATCAACTCCTACCTCAAGGAGATCAGCGGCGCAGAGATCACGGCCAAGGACTTCCGCACCTGGAACGCCACGGTGATGATGGCCGCCACCTTGGCCGAGGTGCCGCCGCCGGCGACGAAGACGGCGCGCAAGAAGGTCATCAGCGCGGCGTACAAGGCCGTGTCGGAGCAGCTGGGCAACACGCCGGCGGTCTGCAGGGCCAGCTACGTCGACCCGCGCGTGGTCGACCGGTTCGAGCACGGTGAGACCGTGGCGCAGGCGCTGCAGGCGGCCGACGACGCGGAAGCCGACCGGGACACCCAGAAGGTGCTCGAGCAGGTGGTCTGCCAGCTGCTGTCGGCCTGA
- the ligD gene encoding non-homologous end-joining DNA ligase translates to MRQRVRVDGRQLEVSNLDKVLFPEVSFTKAQVIDYYVRIAPVLLPHLSGRPVTFTRWPDGVEGQAFFEKNSARHAPEWVRKVTVPSPGSSKGRETLEMVILETVADLAWAANLAALELHVPQWQVGSTRQPALPDLLVLDLDPGPHTGITECCHLAERLRVRLVDDGLDPVVKTSGSKGMQVYAPIRVGDRDHPSRYAKKLAQALTAETPDQVVWRMEKALRPGKVLVDWSQNNTAKTTVAPYSLRARPDATVSTPIGWDEVDAVRDGADPGSLRFRTEEVLERVEEWGDLFDIADRRRARLPQG, encoded by the coding sequence GTGAGACAGCGGGTGCGGGTCGACGGGCGGCAGCTGGAGGTGTCCAACCTCGACAAGGTGCTCTTCCCGGAGGTGTCGTTCACCAAGGCCCAGGTGATCGACTACTACGTGCGGATCGCACCGGTCCTCCTGCCGCACCTCTCGGGCCGGCCGGTGACCTTCACCCGGTGGCCCGACGGCGTGGAGGGGCAGGCGTTCTTCGAGAAGAACAGCGCCCGACACGCGCCCGAGTGGGTCCGCAAGGTCACCGTGCCGAGCCCTGGCAGCTCCAAGGGCCGGGAGACGCTGGAGATGGTGATCCTCGAGACGGTCGCGGACCTCGCGTGGGCGGCGAACCTCGCGGCGCTGGAGCTGCACGTGCCGCAGTGGCAGGTGGGCAGCACGCGGCAGCCGGCGCTGCCCGACCTGCTGGTGCTGGACCTCGACCCGGGCCCGCACACCGGCATCACCGAGTGCTGCCACCTGGCCGAACGGCTGCGCGTGCGGCTGGTCGACGACGGGCTGGACCCGGTGGTCAAGACCTCGGGGTCGAAGGGGATGCAGGTGTACGCCCCCATCCGCGTCGGCGACCGCGACCATCCCAGCCGGTACGCCAAGAAGCTGGCCCAGGCGCTCACCGCGGAGACGCCGGACCAGGTGGTCTGGCGGATGGAGAAGGCACTGCGCCCCGGCAAGGTCCTCGTCGACTGGAGCCAGAACAACACCGCCAAGACCACGGTGGCGCCGTACTCGCTGCGCGCCCGGCCGGACGCCACGGTCTCCACCCCCATCGGCTGGGACGAGGTCGACGCCGTCCGCGACGGCGCGGACCCGGGTTCGCTGCGCTTCCGCACCGAGGAGGTCCTGGAGCGGGTGGAGGAGTGGGGCGATCTGTTCGACATCGCCGACCGGCGCCGGGCCCGGCTGCCCCAGGGCTGA
- the ligD gene encoding non-homologous end-joining DNA ligase gives MVAPGPGEVPLPMLAVAGQLPSAGDAAWGYEFKWDGVRAVAAVRDGRLELRSRKGGDISVRYPELAALPPGVDDPGTVVDGEIVVMDEAGRPDFGALQNRMHRTGPEVVRLAAARPVTYLVFDLLAHGGRDLTGLPYAERRSLLDGLTPGGHRWVTTPWFRGGGERVQAASRENELEGVVAKRLDSPYQPGARSPDWRKIKNVRAQSVVVGGWRPGAGRRTGTIGSLLFGVHDDAGRLVYAGHVGTGFTDQALRDLQAVLSPRRTSPFAGALPREITRDAHWVEPELVGEVAFTGWTAEGRLRHPSWRGLRADVDVADVVVEP, from the coding sequence GTGGTCGCCCCCGGCCCGGGCGAGGTCCCGCTGCCCATGCTGGCGGTCGCGGGGCAGCTCCCGTCGGCCGGGGACGCCGCCTGGGGTTACGAGTTCAAGTGGGACGGCGTCCGGGCGGTCGCCGCTGTGCGGGACGGCCGGCTGGAGCTGCGGTCCCGCAAGGGCGGTGACATCTCCGTGCGCTATCCCGAGCTCGCCGCGCTGCCCCCGGGGGTGGACGATCCGGGCACGGTCGTCGACGGCGAGATCGTGGTGATGGACGAGGCGGGGCGGCCCGACTTCGGCGCGCTGCAGAACCGCATGCACCGGACGGGGCCGGAGGTCGTCCGGCTCGCCGCGGCCCGCCCGGTCACCTACCTCGTCTTCGACCTGCTCGCGCACGGCGGCCGGGACCTCACCGGCCTGCCCTATGCGGAGCGGCGGTCCCTGCTGGACGGGTTGACGCCCGGCGGGCACCGCTGGGTGACCACTCCGTGGTTCCGCGGCGGGGGCGAGCGGGTGCAGGCCGCCAGTCGGGAGAACGAGCTCGAGGGCGTCGTCGCCAAGCGGCTCGACTCGCCCTACCAGCCCGGGGCGCGCAGCCCCGACTGGCGCAAGATCAAGAACGTCCGCGCGCAGTCGGTCGTCGTGGGCGGGTGGCGCCCCGGCGCCGGGCGGCGGACGGGCACGATCGGCTCGCTGCTGTTCGGGGTGCACGACGACGCCGGCCGCCTGGTCTACGCCGGGCACGTGGGCACCGGCTTCACCGACCAGGCGCTGCGCGACCTGCAGGCGGTGCTCAGTCCCCGGCGCACCAGTCCGTTCGCCGGCGCGCTGCCGCGGGAGATCACCCGGGACGCGCACTGGGTGGAGCCGGAGCTGGTCGGCGAGGTGGCCTTCACCGGCTGGACGGCGGAGGGGCGGCTGCGGCACCCGTCGTGGCGTGGCCTGCGGGCCGACGTCGACGTCGCCGACGTGGTGGTGGAACCGTGA
- a CDS encoding STAS domain-containing protein: protein MTTSDLPAEGQPDVSTEGTEAPFDDVITLSTSTDEDGTVTVTVVGEVDTFTAPVLRSTLDSQLEAQPRELVIDLSGVQFLGSAGLAVLVETQKSARSREVALRLIATTRAVTRPLEVTGLIDLFTIADSPAR from the coding sequence GTGACCACTTCCGACCTGCCCGCCGAGGGGCAGCCCGACGTGTCGACCGAGGGCACCGAGGCCCCCTTCGACGACGTGATCACGCTCTCGACCTCCACCGACGAGGACGGCACGGTCACGGTCACGGTCGTCGGCGAGGTGGACACGTTCACTGCCCCGGTGCTCCGTTCCACGCTGGACAGCCAGCTCGAGGCGCAGCCGCGTGAGCTCGTGATCGACCTCTCCGGCGTCCAGTTCCTGGGCTCCGCCGGGCTCGCCGTGCTCGTCGAGACCCAGAAGTCGGCCCGCAGCCGCGAGGTCGCGCTGCGGCTGATCGCCACCACCCGTGCCGTCACCCGGCCGCTCGAGGTCACCGGCCTCATCGACCTGTTCACGATCGCCGACAGCCCGGCGCGCTGA
- a CDS encoding Ku protein — protein MRSIWRGAVSFGLVSIGVKLYSATEDHDIRFHQVHATDGGRVKYKRVCSIDGDEVEYGDIAKGYELPDGQLVILTDTDFEELPLSSRREIEVLEFVDQEQIDPIHFEKTYYLEPDGPATRPYVLLRDALENAGQVAITKIAIRQRESLAALRVREGVLVLHTMRWPDEIRRPDFAFLDEDVAVRPQELQMAEALISSMSGNFDPTEFTDDYREAMAALLEAKATGGEVQPVPEVADSGAAVVDLMSALRRSVERARGGEEAPAAPARKATPAKKAAAKKPPAAAADDAPVAKKAAARKAPAAKKTAAPAKKAAAGDKPPAKRTRRSA, from the coding sequence ATGCGTTCGATCTGGCGCGGCGCCGTGTCGTTCGGCCTGGTCAGCATCGGGGTGAAGCTCTACTCGGCCACCGAGGACCACGACATCCGCTTCCACCAGGTGCACGCCACCGACGGTGGGCGGGTGAAGTACAAGCGGGTCTGCTCGATCGACGGTGACGAGGTCGAGTACGGCGACATCGCCAAGGGCTACGAGCTGCCCGACGGCCAGCTGGTCATCCTCACGGACACCGACTTCGAGGAACTGCCGCTCTCCTCCCGGCGCGAGATCGAGGTCCTGGAGTTCGTCGACCAGGAGCAGATCGACCCGATCCACTTCGAGAAGACCTACTACCTGGAGCCCGACGGCCCGGCGACGCGCCCCTACGTGCTGCTGCGCGACGCCCTGGAGAACGCCGGCCAGGTGGCCATCACCAAGATCGCCATCCGGCAGCGGGAGTCGCTGGCCGCCCTGCGCGTCCGTGAGGGCGTGCTGGTGCTGCACACGATGCGCTGGCCCGACGAGATCCGGCGCCCCGACTTCGCCTTCCTGGACGAGGACGTCGCCGTCCGGCCGCAGGAGCTGCAGATGGCCGAGGCGCTGATCTCCTCCATGTCGGGGAACTTCGACCCGACCGAGTTCACCGACGACTACCGCGAGGCGATGGCTGCCCTGCTGGAGGCGAAGGCGACCGGCGGCGAGGTGCAGCCGGTGCCCGAGGTCGCCGACAGCGGTGCCGCGGTGGTGGACCTGATGAGCGCGCTGCGCCGCAGCGTCGAGCGCGCCCGCGGCGGCGAGGAGGCCCCCGCCGCGCCGGCCAGGAAGGCGACCCCGGCGAAGAAGGCCGCCGCGAAGAAGCCACCGGCCGCCGCCGCCGACGACGCCCCTGTGGCGAAGAAGGCCGCGGCGAGGAAGGCCCCGGCGGCGAAGAAGACCGCGGCTCCGGCGAAGAAGGCCGCCGCGGGCGACAAGCCGCCGGCCAAGCGGACCCGCCGCAGCGCCTGA